The Synechococcus sp. MU1617 genome window below encodes:
- a CDS encoding Ycf51 family protein: MSFDQLLLTAAPWLGWSGLGLGALTAVAFLTNWGIRFRLVGVSSFTLLLAVSCWAFGVSYTPPVVVEGAVRAPIVFDNGNDLVVAQVPADLAPTTVQATLEQLEGNLRGSGRSSSTVLVRLRGIQAEGDGLGRPVILGEVSKTLR, encoded by the coding sequence ATGTCCTTCGATCAGCTGCTGCTTACTGCCGCTCCTTGGCTTGGTTGGTCTGGACTTGGGCTCGGAGCGCTGACAGCCGTTGCCTTCCTGACCAATTGGGGCATTCGGTTTCGGCTGGTCGGTGTGAGCAGCTTCACCCTGCTGCTGGCCGTGAGTTGCTGGGCGTTCGGCGTGAGCTACACACCGCCAGTAGTGGTGGAGGGTGCGGTACGTGCACCGATCGTGTTCGACAACGGCAACGACCTCGTAGTGGCGCAGGTTCCCGCCGACCTGGCCCCAACCACAGTTCAAGCCACCCTGGAGCAATTGGAGGGCAACCTGCGCGGCTCCGGTCGGTCCAGCAGCACTGTGCTGGTGCGGTTGCGGGGCATCCAGGCGGAGGGCGATGGGCTTGGACGCCCCGTCATCCTGGGCGAGGTGAGCAAGACCTTGCGTTGA
- a CDS encoding DUF4332 domain-containing protein, translating to MPDFNDAIKELPQSFRREKQELDRAGINRWSSICDLTDVQLSQLARSGQASARNLKRLRGMANLVCSLDLPPQDAALLMHAGIATPAALAACTPERLVRQTGRLERSLGTKRPVVVDLQVAGDWIRRARQLGN from the coding sequence ATGCCGGACTTCAACGACGCGATTAAGGAGCTCCCCCAGTCGTTTCGCAGGGAAAAACAGGAACTGGATCGGGCCGGCATCAACCGCTGGTCCAGCATCTGTGACTTAACAGATGTGCAGCTAAGCCAACTCGCTCGCAGTGGCCAGGCTTCGGCCCGAAACCTGAAACGGCTGAGGGGCATGGCCAACTTGGTCTGCAGTTTGGATTTGCCTCCCCAGGACGCCGCGCTGCTGATGCATGCGGGCATTGCCACACCCGCTGCTCTGGCGGCATGCACCCCCGAACGTCTCGTCCGCCAGACCGGGCGGCTGGAGCGCAGCCTTGGAACCAAACGGCCTGTCGTGGTGGATCTGCAGGTGGCCGGCGATTGGATCCGACGCGCCAGGCAACTGGGGAACTGA
- a CDS encoding CocE/NonD family hydrolase, protein MSAETSGIACRPAALTLSDGVVLQSRLWHPNREGPWPALLMRQPYGNRIASTVTYAHPSWWASHGFLVVVQDVRGQGESEGSFGGFGQETADTSATHAWVRQLPECNGRLGVYGFSYQGLTQLTAAESAPPPDCTAPAMTGLDERRHWSCEGGAHWWHLGLGWGLQLAALQAQRRGDATAWLEIRRSLEENHYLRDGLSLLRRHDPDGMALRWLQSDPNNDQQWMVHRPPESWLQRPMLLIGGWWDPHLVGLLDLWHRSQVAGGQPSLHIGPATHLEWWPETQQLMLQFFQQHLQKRPLQEPKPNHQLWNITQHQWDAIPAPGTSGPASWGLRSHGLACIDPSEGALVADGEGEGSVVIVHDPWRPVPAIGGHLGITPGPADRMAVDQRSDVATFTSPTLVDELLLSGQPLLLLNAEADQPGFDLCISLSRLPADANSVEQLSTGIVRVRGEEALQPARRTVTLQPLHATLAKGDRLRISVAAAAWPAIGVNPGHDAVPCGAPSPEHRVVTLTLELTDSTLQLNPFDSGRLKLD, encoded by the coding sequence ATGTCCGCTGAGACAAGCGGAATTGCCTGCCGCCCTGCGGCACTCACCCTGTCCGATGGCGTCGTGCTGCAGTCACGGCTTTGGCATCCCAATCGTGAAGGTCCCTGGCCTGCCCTGCTGATGCGGCAGCCCTACGGAAACCGCATCGCCTCAACCGTCACCTACGCCCACCCCAGCTGGTGGGCCTCCCATGGATTCCTGGTGGTCGTTCAAGACGTACGGGGACAAGGGGAGTCGGAAGGCAGCTTCGGAGGGTTTGGTCAGGAAACAGCCGACACCAGCGCTACCCACGCTTGGGTGCGGCAGCTGCCGGAATGCAATGGTCGCTTGGGGGTCTACGGGTTTTCGTATCAGGGACTGACCCAGCTCACTGCCGCTGAGTCAGCCCCACCACCGGATTGCACCGCCCCAGCAATGACCGGGTTGGACGAACGACGCCACTGGAGTTGTGAGGGCGGTGCCCACTGGTGGCACCTGGGCCTTGGCTGGGGGCTCCAGCTCGCCGCCCTCCAGGCCCAGCGACGCGGAGATGCAACGGCTTGGCTGGAGATCCGCCGCAGCCTGGAGGAGAACCACTATCTGCGGGACGGGCTTTCACTGCTGCGACGCCATGACCCCGATGGCATGGCCTTGCGCTGGTTACAAAGCGACCCCAACAACGATCAGCAGTGGATGGTTCATCGCCCCCCGGAGAGCTGGCTTCAACGGCCGATGCTGTTGATCGGTGGATGGTGGGATCCGCATTTGGTGGGTCTTTTGGACCTCTGGCATCGCAGCCAGGTCGCCGGCGGCCAGCCATCCCTTCACATTGGGCCGGCCACTCACCTGGAGTGGTGGCCGGAAACCCAACAGCTGATGCTGCAGTTTTTCCAACAGCATCTGCAGAAGCGCCCCCTGCAGGAGCCGAAGCCCAACCACCAGCTCTGGAACATCACACAGCATCAGTGGGACGCGATCCCCGCACCCGGCACCAGCGGGCCGGCGTCATGGGGTCTGAGGAGCCATGGACTGGCCTGCATCGATCCGAGCGAGGGTGCCCTCGTGGCGGATGGGGAAGGAGAGGGAAGCGTGGTCATCGTGCATGACCCCTGGCGACCGGTCCCGGCCATCGGTGGACACCTTGGGATAACCCCTGGCCCCGCGGACCGCATGGCCGTCGATCAACGCAGCGACGTCGCGACTTTCACCTCTCCAACCCTGGTTGACGAGCTTCTTCTGTCGGGTCAACCGTTGCTGCTGCTGAACGCCGAGGCGGACCAGCCCGGATTTGATCTGTGTATCAGCCTGTCGCGCCTGCCTGCGGACGCCAACAGCGTTGAACAACTGAGCACGGGAATCGTGCGGGTTCGAGGAGAGGAGGCGTTGCAGCCGGCCAGACGCACCGTGACCCTCCAGCCGCTGCACGCGACCCTGGCCAAAGGCGATCGACTGCGGATCTCCGTTGCCGCAGCAGCTTGGCCCGCCATTGGCGTCAACCCGGGCCACGACGCCGTGCCCTGCGGAGCACCAAGCCCAGAGCATCGTGTGGTGACGCTGACACTGGAACTTACTGACTCCACCCTGCAGCTGAACCCCTTTGATTCCGGCAGACTGAAGCTCGACTGA
- a CDS encoding DUF3887 domain-containing protein: MKLSAALLAIALSAPMGLISPAAAEQLTRTELSPAQATAAAELLLEALKNRQGDVMHDALAAPVQVSVDVKSVQARLDQRVAINATRVVSVIPGYNTTTVDAVVTTASGDEGMLMVLDEDGKLLAWKWTEQIQPIETTALDFTRDLAAGRWVAARSKMSLQLQEELAPGDLERKWTKLSQVSGGFRKVKDAVIAHQGGDQQLVLVAVAFGKATTNLFVIFDESGRIINVDISRDFV, from the coding sequence TTGAAGCTCTCCGCTGCTCTGCTGGCCATCGCTCTGTCAGCTCCCATGGGGTTGATCAGTCCCGCAGCAGCGGAGCAACTCACCAGAACCGAACTCAGTCCTGCCCAAGCGACAGCGGCGGCTGAACTGCTGCTGGAGGCGCTCAAAAACCGCCAAGGAGACGTCATGCATGACGCTCTCGCCGCCCCGGTTCAGGTCAGTGTTGATGTGAAGAGCGTCCAGGCACGCCTGGACCAACGCGTGGCCATTAATGCAACCCGCGTCGTCAGCGTGATCCCTGGCTACAACACGACAACCGTTGACGCTGTGGTGACCACTGCATCCGGTGATGAAGGGATGCTGATGGTGCTGGATGAGGACGGCAAGCTGCTCGCCTGGAAGTGGACCGAACAGATCCAACCGATCGAGACAACAGCCCTCGACTTCACCCGCGACCTAGCGGCAGGACGCTGGGTTGCAGCGCGATCCAAGATGTCCCTGCAGCTGCAGGAAGAGCTAGCCCCGGGCGACCTGGAGCGCAAATGGACCAAGCTCAGCCAGGTGTCAGGCGGGTTCCGCAAGGTCAAAGACGCCGTGATCGCCCATCAAGGCGGCGATCAGCAGCTCGTGCTGGTGGCAGTTGCCTTCGGCAAGGCCACAACCAACCTGTTTGTGATCTTTGACGAAAGCGGTCGGATCATCAACGTCGACATTTCCCGAGACTTCGTCTGA
- the glgB gene encoding 1,4-alpha-glucan branching protein GlgB: protein MGVAAVLDWMVQDGERLANCRHDHPFAVLGPQPSEQGWTVRMWMPEAQTVTLLQAGEEIAMTTPNHPWVFEAQLNRDPGCTYRVRVERGGIVHEQNDPWAFRGEWMGEMDRHLFAEGNHHHIWQKMGAHLTEREGITGVMFCLWAPNALSVSVIGDLNSWDGRHHPMQQRVGGIWELFIPGLEEGHLYKYEIRTQDGHCYQKADPYGFQHEVRPDNSSVVARLGGFQWSDQGWMQKRDSSNALDQPISVYEMHLGSWIHASAEEPWIQPDGTPRPPVPAAEMKPGARLLTYAELADRLIPYVKERGFTHIEVMPITEHPFDGSWGYQVTGWYAPTSRYGTPDEFRAFVDRCHAEGIGVIIDWVPGHFPKDAHGLAFFDGEHLYEHSDPRIGEHKEWGTLIFNYSRNEVRNFLVANLIFWFEQFHIDGIRVDAVASMLYRDYLRPDGEWLPNENGGRENTEAVRFLQQANHVLFQHFPGALSIAEESTTWPMVTQPTDSGGLGFNLKWNMGWMHDMLDYFELDPWFRQFHQNNITFSIWYTYTENFMLALSHDEVVHGKSHLLHKMPGDDWQKYANTRALLAYMWTHPGKKTIFMGMEFGQRAEWNVWGDLEWDLLNYEPHKGIQRLVDDLNVLYKAEPALWRDDFDQFGFQWIDCNDNRHSVISFMRRESASGTWLVVVANFTPQSHSHYRVGVPLSGFYEEIFNSDAAKYGGSNLGNMGGKPTDEWGIHGYENSLDLCLPPLSLMVFKHDPKRSLSSSVPDNIV from the coding sequence ATGGGTGTCGCCGCAGTCCTCGACTGGATGGTGCAGGACGGCGAACGGTTGGCGAATTGTCGCCATGACCACCCGTTTGCGGTGCTTGGTCCTCAACCCTCAGAGCAGGGTTGGACCGTGCGGATGTGGATGCCGGAAGCCCAAACGGTCACCCTTCTTCAGGCTGGCGAAGAGATCGCCATGACCACCCCGAACCACCCCTGGGTGTTCGAGGCACAGCTCAACAGAGATCCTGGCTGCACCTACAGGGTCAGGGTTGAACGCGGCGGGATCGTGCACGAACAGAACGATCCCTGGGCCTTCCGTGGTGAATGGATGGGCGAAATGGATCGCCACCTGTTTGCTGAGGGCAACCATCACCACATCTGGCAAAAGATGGGTGCCCACCTCACCGAGCGTGAAGGCATCACTGGTGTGATGTTCTGCCTTTGGGCTCCCAATGCTCTGAGCGTCTCCGTCATCGGAGATCTGAACTCCTGGGACGGACGTCACCACCCCATGCAGCAGCGAGTTGGGGGGATCTGGGAACTGTTCATTCCCGGACTCGAGGAGGGACATCTCTACAAGTACGAAATCCGTACCCAAGACGGCCACTGCTACCAAAAGGCTGATCCTTACGGCTTCCAGCACGAGGTTCGCCCGGACAACAGCTCCGTTGTGGCTCGTCTGGGCGGATTTCAGTGGTCCGATCAGGGCTGGATGCAGAAGCGCGACAGCAGCAACGCGCTCGATCAACCGATCTCGGTGTATGAAATGCACCTGGGCAGCTGGATTCACGCCTCAGCGGAAGAGCCCTGGATACAACCCGACGGCACCCCTCGCCCGCCCGTACCCGCGGCGGAGATGAAGCCTGGCGCTCGGCTGCTCACCTACGCAGAGCTCGCCGATCGCCTGATTCCTTATGTGAAGGAAAGGGGATTCACCCACATCGAGGTGATGCCGATCACCGAACACCCCTTCGATGGCTCCTGGGGCTATCAAGTAACGGGTTGGTATGCACCCACCAGCCGCTATGGAACGCCTGACGAATTCCGAGCGTTTGTGGATCGCTGCCACGCCGAAGGCATCGGTGTGATCATCGACTGGGTTCCGGGCCATTTTCCGAAGGATGCCCATGGCTTGGCCTTCTTTGATGGCGAACACCTCTATGAACACAGTGATCCCCGGATCGGGGAACACAAGGAATGGGGAACGCTGATCTTCAATTACAGCCGTAACGAGGTTCGTAACTTCCTTGTTGCCAACCTCATCTTCTGGTTCGAGCAGTTCCACATCGATGGCATCCGCGTGGATGCCGTGGCCTCGATGCTCTACCGCGACTACCTGCGCCCCGATGGGGAATGGCTCCCCAACGAGAACGGCGGTCGGGAGAACACCGAAGCTGTGCGTTTCCTTCAGCAGGCCAACCACGTGCTGTTCCAGCACTTCCCAGGCGCCCTCTCCATCGCAGAGGAATCAACAACCTGGCCGATGGTGACGCAGCCCACGGATAGCGGCGGTCTCGGGTTCAACCTCAAATGGAACATGGGTTGGATGCACGACATGCTCGATTACTTCGAGCTGGACCCGTGGTTCCGCCAGTTCCACCAGAACAACATCACCTTCTCGATCTGGTACACCTACACCGAGAACTTCATGCTTGCGCTGAGCCACGATGAAGTGGTGCACGGCAAAAGCCATCTCCTGCACAAAATGCCGGGAGATGACTGGCAGAAGTACGCCAACACCAGGGCGTTGCTGGCCTACATGTGGACGCACCCCGGCAAGAAGACGATCTTCATGGGGATGGAGTTCGGCCAGCGCGCTGAATGGAATGTTTGGGGGGATCTGGAGTGGGATCTGCTCAACTACGAGCCCCACAAGGGCATCCAGCGGTTGGTGGATGATCTCAACGTTCTCTACAAGGCAGAACCGGCCCTCTGGCGGGACGACTTCGACCAGTTCGGCTTCCAGTGGATCGATTGCAACGACAACCGCCACTCCGTGATCAGCTTCATGCGTCGGGAGAGTGCCAGCGGCACCTGGCTGGTGGTGGTGGCGAACTTCACGCCCCAAAGCCACTCCCACTACCGCGTGGGCGTTCCCCTCTCCGGCTTCTACGAGGAGATCTTCAACTCCGATGCAGCGAAGTACGGCGGAAGCAACCTCGGCAACATGGGCGGCAAACCAACAGACGAGTGGGGCATCCACGGCTACGAGAACTCCCTGGACCTCTGCCTGCCGCCGCTGAGCCTGATGGTGTTCAAGCACGACCCGAAACGCAGCCTGAGCAGCAGCGTTCCGGACAACATCGTGTGA
- the hemE gene encoding uroporphyrinogen decarboxylase: MSDSLPLLLRAARGESVERPPVWMMRQAGRYMKIYRDLRDKYPSFRERSENPDLSYEISMQPFHAFKPDGVILFSDILTPLPGMGIEFDIIESKGPQIGDPIRSMAQVDALRPLNPAESMPFVGEVLGRLRQSVGNEAAVLGFVGAPWTLAAYVVEGKSSKNYAVIKAMAFREPEILHKLLDHFAESIANYLRYQIDSGAQVVQMFDSWAGQLSPADYDTFAAPYQKKVVDLVKQTHPDTPFILYISGSAGVIERMANTGVDIISLDWTVDMAEALARLPEHIGVQGNVDPGLLFGTPEAIEARIDDCVRKARGRKHILNLGHGILPGTPEENGEAFFRSGKSVMDRLGAVV; encoded by the coding sequence ATGAGCGACTCTTTACCCCTGCTCCTGCGTGCTGCGCGAGGTGAATCGGTGGAGCGTCCTCCGGTGTGGATGATGCGCCAAGCCGGTCGCTACATGAAGATCTACCGGGATCTACGGGACAAGTACCCCAGCTTCCGTGAGCGTTCCGAAAACCCCGATCTCTCCTATGAGATCTCCATGCAGCCGTTTCACGCCTTCAAGCCCGATGGCGTGATCCTGTTCTCGGACATCCTCACGCCCCTGCCGGGGATGGGAATTGAATTCGACATCATCGAGAGCAAAGGCCCCCAGATCGGCGATCCAATCCGGAGCATGGCCCAGGTGGATGCTCTGCGCCCGCTGAACCCAGCCGAATCAATGCCTTTTGTGGGTGAGGTGCTGGGTCGTCTCCGACAAAGCGTTGGCAACGAAGCAGCTGTCCTCGGATTCGTTGGTGCCCCCTGGACCCTGGCTGCCTACGTGGTGGAGGGCAAGAGCAGCAAGAACTACGCGGTGATCAAGGCCATGGCCTTCCGCGAACCCGAGATCCTGCACAAGCTGCTCGACCACTTTGCAGAGTCGATCGCCAATTACCTGCGTTATCAGATTGATTCCGGCGCCCAGGTGGTGCAAATGTTTGATTCCTGGGCTGGTCAACTAAGCCCGGCGGACTACGACACCTTCGCTGCGCCCTATCAGAAAAAGGTGGTGGATCTGGTCAAGCAGACGCACCCCGACACCCCCTTCATCCTCTATATCTCCGGCAGTGCCGGCGTGATCGAGCGGATGGCCAACACTGGTGTTGACATCATTTCTCTGGATTGGACCGTGGACATGGCTGAAGCCCTGGCACGTCTGCCGGAGCACATCGGTGTTCAGGGCAATGTGGATCCCGGCCTTCTGTTCGGCACCCCGGAGGCGATTGAGGCCCGCATCGATGACTGCGTGCGCAAGGCCCGCGGCCGGAAGCACATCCTCAACCTCGGCCACGGAATCCTTCCGGGTACTCCGGAAGAGAACGGTGAAGCCTTCTTCCGGTCCGGCAAGAGCGTGATGGACCGTCTCGGGGCTGTCGTTTGA
- a CDS encoding NAD(P)-dependent oxidoreductase, whose amino-acid sequence MTRILVTGASGCVGQYISRWLLDHSDAELLLWLRDPAKLTAVPADHPRIRLLVGDLRDTDRFAQELASVNRVIHTATAWGDPERAEQVNVVAVKRMLALLDPSKLEQIIYFSTASVLDRHLRPLPEALAYGTEYIQTKARCLRDLEQHHLASKIVAVFPTLVFGGRVDGTSPFPTSYLTEGLAEASRWLWLARWLRVDASFHFIHAEDIARICGLLATRPHEPNREPGQGALRRVVMGQPAISVNDTVKTLCRWRGVARTPGIPLWPWLIETLIHVLPIEVNAWDRFSIRQRHFIHDPVTQPERFGGSSHAPDLATVLSDSGLPNRGTPRPARKVFVST is encoded by the coding sequence TTGACCCGCATCCTGGTGACCGGCGCCAGTGGATGCGTCGGTCAGTACATCTCCCGATGGCTGCTGGACCACTCCGATGCGGAGCTGCTGCTCTGGCTGAGGGACCCCGCCAAACTCACCGCTGTTCCAGCAGACCATCCTCGTATCCGCCTTTTGGTGGGGGACCTGCGGGACACCGACCGTTTTGCCCAGGAGCTGGCATCGGTGAACCGGGTAATTCACACCGCCACTGCCTGGGGTGACCCCGAGCGGGCCGAGCAGGTGAATGTGGTGGCGGTGAAACGGATGCTGGCTCTTCTGGATCCCAGCAAGCTGGAGCAGATCATTTATTTCTCAACGGCCAGCGTGCTCGATCGGCACCTGCGCCCCCTGCCTGAAGCGCTGGCCTACGGCACGGAATACATCCAAACCAAGGCTCGCTGCCTCAGGGATCTTGAGCAGCACCACCTGGCCAGCAAAATCGTCGCGGTGTTTCCCACCTTGGTATTCGGCGGACGGGTTGACGGCACCAGCCCCTTCCCCACCAGTTACCTCACCGAGGGTTTGGCTGAAGCCAGCCGTTGGCTCTGGCTGGCCCGTTGGCTTCGGGTGGATGCGAGCTTCCACTTCATCCATGCCGAAGACATCGCCCGCATCTGTGGTCTGTTGGCCACACGCCCCCATGAACCGAACCGTGAACCTGGGCAAGGCGCCCTGCGCCGAGTGGTGATGGGGCAACCAGCGATCTCGGTGAACGACACCGTGAAAACGCTCTGCCGATGGCGTGGTGTGGCCCGAACCCCTGGCATTCCTCTCTGGCCATGGCTGATCGAGACGCTGATCCACGTTCTGCCAATCGAAGTGAATGCCTGGGACCGGTTCAGCATTCGACAACGCCACTTCATTCACGACCCGGTGACGCAGCCGGAACGTTTCGGTGGCAGCAGTCATGCCCCTGACTTGGCAACAGTTCTTAGCGATTCCGGCCTACCCAATCGCGGAACCCCTAGACCCGCGCGTAAGGTCTTTGTATCGACCTAG
- the petE gene encoding plastocyanin, with protein MRSVIRTIAAACCAFLMLIGLNVGSAQAATVEVKLGTDGGMLAFEPATVNIKAGDTVKFVNNKLAPHNAVFEGHDEYSHSDLAFNPGEAWEETFATAGTYDFYCEPHRGAGMVGKVIVE; from the coding sequence ATGCGCTCCGTGATCCGCACCATTGCAGCTGCTTGCTGCGCATTCCTGATGCTGATCGGCCTCAACGTCGGCAGTGCTCAAGCCGCCACCGTTGAAGTGAAGCTCGGCACCGACGGCGGCATGCTCGCCTTTGAGCCCGCCACCGTGAACATCAAGGCTGGCGACACCGTCAAGTTCGTCAACAACAAACTGGCTCCTCACAACGCTGTTTTCGAGGGCCACGATGAGTACAGCCATTCCGATCTCGCCTTCAACCCCGGCGAAGCTTGGGAAGAAACCTTCGCTACCGCTGGCACCTACGACTTCTACTGCGAGCCCCACCGTGGTGCTGGCATGGTCGGCAAAGTGATCGTTGAGTGA
- a CDS encoding c-type cytochrome, translating to MARVSGLILTLLLIVGAAGLLSAPAMAVDGAALERGEQIFNSNCAACHMGGGNVIRANRTLKISDLNNHVEAYSSSPLEALEHEIEDGLNAMPSYADKLSEEDIIAVATYVEQRAELGWSRR from the coding sequence ATGGCACGCGTATCAGGTCTGATCCTGACGTTGCTGTTGATCGTTGGCGCGGCAGGTCTGCTGTCTGCGCCGGCAATGGCGGTCGACGGCGCTGCTTTGGAGCGAGGCGAGCAGATTTTCAACAGCAACTGTGCGGCTTGTCACATGGGGGGCGGCAATGTGATCCGCGCCAACCGAACACTGAAAATCAGCGACTTGAACAACCATGTGGAGGCCTACTCCAGTTCCCCGCTGGAGGCCCTGGAGCATGAGATCGAGGATGGGCTAAACGCCATGCCCAGCTATGCCGACAAACTGAGTGAAGAGGACATCATTGCGGTGGCCACCTATGTCGAACAACGGGCCGAATTGGGCTGGTCCAGGCGATGA
- a CDS encoding Nif11-like leader peptide family natural product precursor, with protein MSREALRDFLRAVEHHQGLRRDAAQCSNDDQLLALARRHGFNVIQRDLCDDARESAITRWFETSRIQHSFQPTPSQSPPSQSPQS; from the coding sequence ATGAGTCGTGAAGCTCTTCGAGATTTTCTGCGGGCTGTGGAGCATCACCAGGGCTTGCGGCGCGATGCGGCCCAATGCAGTAATGACGATCAACTGTTAGCCCTGGCACGCCGCCATGGGTTCAATGTGATCCAGCGGGATCTTTGCGACGACGCCCGGGAATCAGCCATCACCCGCTGGTTCGAAACCAGCCGGATCCAGCACTCTTTCCAACCAACACCCTCTCAATCACCACCGTCTCAATCACCACAGTCCTGA